The following proteins are encoded in a genomic region of Phaeodactylum tricornutum CCAP 1055/1 chromosome 1, whole genome shotgun sequence:
- a CDS encoding predicted protein: MTKSPLQTKEKFPPIGKSQKLSSNANPTQSFNQAVAHERESGKPRSSAEESVDEGCRVCGMDDNYSRLLLCEGCNGEYHTYCLTPPLEKVPVEDWYCDRCTALVEILNKKSGGEPIGSIPLIISQGSEGNSKADPSLPSNHSTKKKSLVESSPYDTADEELPMKEIDTRNGSTAPEYLDENTLRLVRLYVAKCRPQDMLNEDDVILLMHRMDRLTAYQAEFQLNIPGPANERQEVLLEEIKDEEEDHVLGREFFHKLVAKIQKENVESLEKRTLAWLKRATGIHRSSTESFVRDNTSKTGSSRTKGSGRRCTRGMVRQFRKKKSEKGLEILKGALDELEPTLGPFHSAFRKRRRSISTYDDDERSSGKQRKKQEQVQRKNQKGMKAKMNKEMKNGLKRTKPNNENKRKASPSYPNLLHALDWKRRKQLHSKRNKPGSSILLDINHAQRSLKLPKKLRNKGIVMTLPRWGSIKQAESFAPKESVFGPPRGLYSDQHYSFWSLRLMNFLQSSARTWVSHEFFYSDLDKAWYNSSALSKMARRFGVDPTISLDSAEWKCVRRALHGIKAKPRRFSRCFISEQLHERDEFRSGVRLLQQNLGASHAAYDLKSCIPVGSVVTAYSQTFGMLQRGTVLTFEARNAHYLVRFENMDFGYEYCPDSEVASHGSVLPLHVSGGAESKTTTSNAILRKYCAPAWSRSMKLATELEGCTEFTPFRSQSQKKGRRSISETDSHWAFIKEAAEEETLQCLLDVINTAAIRKSALLKAIDTVITPANSELEKAKSAIQTQEREGNLALLVLNLEKTNKTIRNSVRKIRLLYAQVYPLRMKIYRGISTSPTA, encoded by the exons ATGACAAAAAGCCCACTGCAAACAAAGGAAAAATTCCCTCCAATCGGCAAATCCCAAAAATTATCATCAAATGCCAACCCGACGCAAAGTTTCAATCAAGCCGTGGCACACGAACGCGAAAGTGGCAAGCCACGAAGTAGTGCAGAGGAATCTGTTGATGAAGGATGCCGCGTTTGTGGAATGGATGACAACTATTCCAGACTATTACTTTGTGAAGGATGCAACGGAGAATATCATACGTACTGCTTAACTCCTCCACTTGAAAAAGTCCCAGTCGAAGACTGGTATTGCG ATCGGTGCACAGCTCTTGTCGAAATCCTGAACAAGAAAAGTGGGGGAGAACCGATTGGCTCTATCCCTCTTATTATATCTCAGGGATCCGAAGGCAATTCCAAGGCTGATCCATCCCTGCCATCAAATCACTCTACTAAAAAAAAGTCTTTGGTCGAAAGTTCGCCGTATGATACTGCAGATGAGGAATTACCAATGAAAGAGATTGATACGCGTAACGGATCCACCGCTCCAGAATACCTCGATGAAAACACGCTACGTTTGGTTAGGCTGTACGTTGCGAAGTGTCGACCTCAAGATATGCTAAACGAAGACGACGTGATTCTGCTCATGCACAGAATGGACCGGCTCACTGCATACCAGGCTGAGTTTCAGCTGAATATTCCTGGGCCAGCCAATGAAAGACAAGAGGTTTTGCTGGAAGAAATtaaagacgaagaagaagaccaTGTTCTTGGGCGAGAGTTTTTCCACAAACTTGTCGCAAAAATTCAGAAGGAAAATGTTGAATCACTCGAGAAACGCACACTCGCCTGGTTAAAGCGGGCTACTGGGATCCATAGGAGTAGTACTGAATCGTTCGTAAGAGACAACACATCTAAAACAGGCTCCTCTAGAACGAAAGGGTCTGGTCGGCGATGCACTAGAGGAATGGTTCGTCAATTCAGAAAAAAAAAGAGTGAGAAAGGTCTCGAAATACTAAAAGGGGCATTGGATGAGCTGGAGCCGACGCTTGGACCCTTTCATTCCGCTTTTCGGAAGCGCAGGCGTTCAATATCGACctacgatgacgacgaaagaaGTTCGGGGAAGCAGCGAAAAAAACAGGAACAAGTACAACGAAAGAATCAAAAAGGAATGAAGGCTAAGATGAATAAAGAGATGAAGAATGGGCTTAAAAGAACGAAGCCAAATaacgaaaacaaaaggaaagccTCTCCAAGCTATCCCAATCTGCTTCATgctttggattggaagagACGAAAGCAGCTACATTCGAAAAGGAATAAACCTGGATCGAGCATATTGCTGGACATAAACCATGCGCAGAGGTCGTTGAAGTTGCCAAAGAAGCTCCGAAACAAGGGCATCGTTATGACTTTGCCTCGCTGGGGCAGCATCAAACAGGCAGAATCATTCGCTCCCAAAGAATCGGTGTTTGGTCCCCCTCGTGGGCTTTACTCTGACCAACACTATTCTTTCTGGTCTTTAAGACTCATGAACTTTCTTCAAAGCAGCGCGAGGACTTGGGTGTCGCATGAGTTTTTTTACAGTGACCTTGATAAAGCTTG GTACAATAGCAGTGCTCTTTCGAAAATGGCAAGAAGGTTTGGTGTAGATCCAACGATCAGTTTAGATTCAGCAGAATGGAAGTGTGTCAGACGTGCTTTACATGGGATAAAAGCGAAGCCGCGTCGCTTTTCACGCTGCTTTATTTCTGAACAGCTACATGAAAGGGACGAATTTCGAAGTGGAGTCCGGctgcttcaacaaaattTAGGTGCATCCCACGCCGCCTATGATTTGAAGTCCTGTATCCCCGTGGGATCAGTTGTAACTGCATACAGTCAAACGTTCGGTATGCTTCAACGTGGTACTGTCTTGACGTTTGAAGCTCGGAACGCCCATTATCTGGTGCGGTTCGAAAATATGGACTTTGGGTACGAGTACTGCCCAGACTCTGAAGTCGCGAGCCATGGTTCGGTATTGCCACTCCATGTGAGCGGCGGGGCGGAGTCAAAGACAACTACCTCTAATGCAATACTTCGAAAGTATTGTG CGCCGGCATGGTCACGGTCTATGAAGTTGGCAACGGAGCTCGAAGGTTGCACAGAATTTACCCCTTTTCGCAGCCAATCGCAAAAAAAGGGACGTCGGTCCATTTCGGAGACAGACAGCCATTGGGCATTTATAAAAGAAGcagctgaagaagaaacgtTGCAATGTCTACTTGATGTCATCAATACGGCAGCTATACGAAAGTCTGCACTTTTGAAAGCGATCGACACAGTAATCACTCCTGCAAATTCAGAGTTGGAGAAAGCAAAATCGGCCATTCAAACACAAGAACGAGAAGGAAATCTTGCTTTGCTTGTTTTGAACTTGGAGAAGACGAACAAAACGATTCGTAATAGTGTCCGGAAAATACGGCTTCTGTACGCCCAAGTATATCCATTACGAAT GAAAATTTATCGCGGCATCTCTACTTCCCCAACGGCGTGA
- a CDS encoding predicted protein, whose product MGVMEKIKEIEAEMARTQKNKATNSHLGLLKAKLARLRNELFVEQSGGGGGGGEGFDVARNGDARIALIGFPSVGKSSLLNSLTTTESEAAGYEFTTLTCIPGVLRYKGSKMQVLDLPGIIEGAAHGAGRGREVIAVARSADAILIVLDAGKEGLQKHREILERELETVGIRLNQRAPDVTLTKRKAGGGVRFASTVPQPLLGVEPEKLVTQILREYRITSADILAREEITVDQLVDVIQGNREYKPCLYLYNKIDTVTVEEVDQLARMPYSIVGSVAQGFNISGPFEDDRLKQMMWDYLGLTRVYTKRKGSPPDVDEPVVLSEIRKGTTVKSLCSNVSSELLRDFNYALVWGTSAKHAPQRCGLNHILDDEDVVQIVSKTPHSKPARVADRNRMATSHLTDAKPAP is encoded by the exons ATGGGGGTGATGGAAAAAATAAAGGAGATTGAGGCCGAGATGGCGAGAACTCAG AAAAATAAAGCAACAAACTCTCATCTTGGTCTTTTGAAAGCCAAGCTAGCTCGAttgcgaaacgaactttttGTGGAGCAGTCAGgaggtggtggcggcggtggagaaGGGTTCGACGTTGCTCGCAACGGTGACGCCAGAATAGCCTTGATTGGTTTCCCAAGTGTTGGAAAATCGTCTCTACTCAATAGCCTGACGACAACTGAATCAGAGGCCGCGGGGTACGAATTTACGACGCTGACTTGCATTCCAGGTGTTCTTCGGTACAAGGGATCAAAAATGCAGGTACTTGATTTACCTGGAATTATCGAAGGTGCAGCCCATGGAGCAGGTCGAGGTAGGGAAGTCATTGCTGTTGCTCGATCGGCGGACGCTATTTTGATTGTTCTGGATGCCGGTAAGGAAGGACTCCAGAAGCATCGTGAAATTTTGGAAAGGGAATTGGAGACTGTAGGAATTCGTCTCAATCAAAGAGCCCCGGACGTAACTTTGACAAAGCGAAAGGCTGGAGGTGGTGTACGATTCGCCTCAACTGTTCCACAGCCCCTTCTGGGTGTAGAGCCAGAGAAGCTTGTGACACAAATTTTGCGCGAGTATAGAATCACATCCGCGGATATTTTGGCACGTGAAGAAATAACCGTCGATCAGCTTGTTGATGTAATACAGGGAAATCGCGAATACAAGCCATGCCTATACCTCTACAACAAGATTGACACTGTCACCGTTGAAGAAGTCGACCAGCTAGCTCGTATGCCTTATTCAATTGTTGGGAGTGTGGCTCAAGGTTTCAACATAAGTGGACCCTTCGAAGACGATCGTTTGAAACAAATGATGTGGGACTATCTCGGTCTTACCCGTGTTTACACGAAACGCAAAG GATCCCCTCCCGATGTGGACGAACCAGTTGTTTTGTCAGAGATTCGAAAGGGAACAACAGTGAAATCGCTTTGTTCCAACGTCTCCTCAGAATTGCTGCGCGACTTCAATTATGCCCTAGTGTGGGGTACCAGCGCAAAACATGCTCCGCAACGATGTGGACTAAATCATATTttggacgatgaagatgtGGTACAGATCGTCTCGAAAACG